The Caloenas nicobarica isolate bCalNic1 chromosome 36, bCalNic1.hap1, whole genome shotgun sequence DNA window AGGATTTGTTTAGTGGCTCAAGCCCGTGGTTCAGAGTAGAATCAGGATTGATTTTTGTGGTTCAAGCCCACAGTTCTGGGTAGAATCAGGATTGATTTTTGTGGTTCAAGCCCACGGTTCTGGGTAGAATCAGGATTGATTTTTTGGTTCAAGCCCACGGTTCTGGGTAGAATCAGGATTAATTTTTTGGTTCAAGCCCATCATTCTGGGTAGAGTCAGGATTGATTTTTTGGTTCAAGGCCGTGGTTCTGGGTAAaatcaggattttattttttggttcaAGGCCGTGGTTCTGGGTAGAGTCAGGATTGATTTTTTAGTTCAAGCCCATTGTTCTGAGTAGAGTcaggattgattttttttagttcaaGCCCATTGTTCTGGGTAGAGTCAGGACTGATTTTTGTGGTTCAAGCCCGTGGTTCTGAGTAGAGTCAGGATTGATTTTTTGGTTCAAGGCCACGGTTCTGGGTCACTCGGCCGTTTCTggagccccggctgcccgcTCGGCCGCTGCCTCGTCCCCTCTCCGCCCGACAGAAGCCCCTTGGTCAAACTGTGCCTTGTCTTCTTATTCCATCCACGACTAGAAACGCAATCAGGCTCCGACTCCCCGGACGTTCTGGACAGGCAGAAATGCCTTGCTGCCTTGGCGTCACTGCGGCACGCCAAGTGGTTCCAGGTTTGCATCTTGTTCTTATATTTGTCTTTacgtagaaaaaaaaaaattcgtAAACTATTAGAGGGGCTgactataattatttttttgtatttaatgtatttaacGTTAGAGGTGCTGGACTTAGCGTCTGTCGGCGGCGCAGTTGCTCGAGAAGCACTTAAGCGAATTAATggactttttttaaagagtagaCGCgtagctgctgctttgtgttaAGAGTAATGCTGCCTTTGCACACCACGGTTACCCGTTGACGTTGTAAAACGCTCACGCAAATCCCGTTTACCCTTGGCAAAGTAGCGCTGCAAAGGAAGGGAATGTCTGAAGCAgcagtttgggggttttggttgaATTTCGGTTCTCCCCTCCAGGCCAGGGCGAACGGCCTCAAGTCGTGTGTCATCGTCATCCGGGTGCTGCGCGATCTCTGCACGCGCGTTCCGACCTGGGCGCCGCTCAGAGGATGggtaattttcccttttttcttcctttcttgggGTTTTCGGCACCGCTTCCCTGAGCTGGGGTTCGGCGCTCGCCGTCTGCGTGCGTCCCCGTTCAGAAATGAACGATTTCTATCATCCAAACCAAGTTTTACCCTTAAAATTACCAAACGTCTTTGGTGCGAATCATTTTACCGATTAACAGCTCGATCATTGAATCCTTTGTCCCTTCCATAAATTAACGATTTATATATATCTCACAAACCAGTTTTCTGCCCTTAAAACTACTAAATATCTCTGATGCGAATGGTTTTATCATTTGACGACTCGATCGTTGAATCCTTTGTCCCTTTCATAAATTATTGATTTCTATCATCCAAACCAAGTTTTACCCTTGAAACTACCAAATATCTCCGATGCGAATGGTTTTATCGATTAACGACTCGATTGTTGAATCCTTTGTCCCTTCCATAAATTAatgatttatatatatatatcacacAAACCAACTTTCTGCCCTTAAAACTACCAAATATCTCCGATACGAATGGTTTTATCAATTAACGACTCGTTTGTTGAATCCTTTGTCCCTTCCATAAATTAatgatttatatatatatcacaCAAACCAACTTTCTGCCCTTAAAACTACCAAATATCTCCAATACGAATGGTTTTATCGATTGACGACTCGATGGTTGGATCCTTTGTGAGTTCCCAGCGGCGCGGGCGCCTcgttttttccctcctctcgCTTTTTCTGAACcgttttgtggggtttttttccagcctctcGAGCTGCTTTGCGAGAAATCCATCGGCACGGCCAACAGACCCATGGGCGCCGGCGAGGCCCTGCGGAGGGTCCTCGAGTGTCTGGCCTCGGGCATCGTCATGCCAGGTTTGGTGCTTCTCTGCATTTCCGTTTCCAAAGCGACCGCGCGGTCCTTGCcgtaaatttaaaattaaaaaaaaaatttaaaaaattatttaaaaaacccctcgCTTTCCGCGCGGGCGGCTCAAAAGCCCCCGGCGTGCACGGGCGCTACGTTACGGCTTCGAAACGGACCCATCGCCTTAAAATTaaaccccccccgccccgtagAGAGAGGTGCAAACGTCAAATTTGGTTCCCCGAGTGGTTTGCGAGCAGCTCCGCCGCTAATTGTGCCGCGCTAACGAGCCCGGCCCAGCCGTGGGGTGCTGGATGTTGGACGCATCGTGTCGATCGTGGTCTTGGAGAGACGAGCGGTCGCTTTGCCGCCGAGGGAAATACTTAGTTTAGTGTCTTTAGCAAACACCAGGATAATTCTCTGCATATCTTCCTTGTTTCCTGCCTTCAGATGGTTCTGGTATTTATGATCCTTGTGAAAAAGAAGCCACTGATGCTATTGGGCATCTAGACAGACAACAAAGGGAAGATATCACACAGAGTGCTCAGGTATAGTTTTGACTATGAAAAACTTACGAATCAGTTCAAACTGCCTCGGAACTTATTGGTTAATTCGTAGCATAGTCACCTCCCGGAGGTCGCTGTTAATTGCGTTAATACCCAGTCgagtaaaagaaaatacaaacatggGTCCCACACTGAGGAGGAATTTGTAGCTTGGCCAACCCAGAAGCAAAAGCATCAGGTTTTTAAATAGCGACTTGCTACCGTCGACCCGTATTTTTGGGTTGAacttcccaaaaaaaaaaaaaaaaggcagagagcgGTATTTGAAGCGCGGAGGATTTCGGTGTAAGGGTGGGCAGGACGTTCCCGTTGGAAACGGGTCGGTGGGAGCCGCTCACGCCGCCCGCTGACGCCGCGTTTGGTTCTTGCAGCACGCGCTGAGGCTCGCCGCATTCGGCCAACTCCACAAAGTCCTGGGGATGGATCCCCTGCCCTCCAAAATgcccaaaaaaccaaagaacGAGAACCCCATCGACTACACCGGTGAGCAGCAAACGCGGAAAGCGGCCCCAATGCGCGTTTTCCGCCGCTCTCGCGGCCGGAAAGCGGAATCCTGAGGGGTTTTTGCGCTGGTTTTtccagtccagatccctcccAGCACCACGTACGCCGTCACCCCCATGAAGCGGCCGATGGAGGAGGACGGGGAGGAGAAATCGcccagcaaaaagaaaaagaagattcaGAAAAAAGGTATTGAGTTAACGAGAGGTAGGTACAACGCAGCGCCTGAGAGCCGTTCCTGGGGGACACGTGTTCGGTTTTGCTCGAAAATAAGAGTTACGGGCatgggaatttaaaaaaaaaaaagcttaaccGTAAGATTTTTACTTAATTTAACATCAGCTCTCGCaaggaggaaaacacagaaCTTGTCTGAAATGggttctgctgcttttaaaacagtGACGAGTGTTGcgaactttctttttttaatctattcaGAGGAAAAACTTGAACCTCCCCAGGCCATGAACGCGCTGATGAAACTGAACCAGCTCAAACCCGGGCTCCAGTACAAACTGGTTTCCCAAACTGGTCCCGTTCACGCTCCCATCTTCACCATGTCGGTGGAAATCGACGGCAGCACCTTCGAGGCGTCGGGACCTTCCAAAAAAACAGCCAAACTGCACGTGGCCGTCAAGGTGAGAGCCGCCGCTTCGAGTTCCCGCCACGGGGCTCTCGTTAATTAACGGTTAATTGGTCGCCGGCCCTTTCACCTTGACAAAGGGCGACCAGGATGAGTTGCGACTCCGATTCTGCGCGAGGAATAAATCCCAGGCCGgaggaattttttccttcataggTCTTGGGGAACGTGCTTGAAAATCATTAATAAATGGAATTTTGAGCGGCTTTCTCGAGGATTTTCCCCCAAATGGGTTGGGCACGCGAGAGCTGGAGGTTTTTTGGGGTCCGTAACCGATTCCGGTGCCCCAGGTGCTGCAGGATATGGGTTTGCCCACCGGAGCGGAAGGCAAAGAATCGGGGAAAGGCGACGAATCGGCCGAGGAGACGGAACAAAAACCCGTCGTGGTCGCCCCTCCTCCTGTCGTAGAAACCGTCTCGACGCCCGCGGCCGCTTCTCCGCCCTCGGATCAAACCCCAGAGGTGAGCGCGGCCCAAAACCGGGGGAAAACGGCCCCTCCGATCGTTTGTTGGGGTGTCAGAAGCGCGTTTAGCGCCGCGTTACCGTTTCCGAGGTCAAAACCTCGGCCGAGTGTAAAATATTGCCCAAAGCGTGGTGGTTTTTTGACGTGGCTTTAAGCCCTTTGGGGTTTTTCCTTCGAGTTTAACTGAATCCCGTCGCCGTTTCCTCGCAGAACGTGAAGCAGCAGGGACCAATTCTGACCAAGCACGGCAAGAACCCGGTGATGGAGCTGAACGAGAAGCGACGCGGCCTGAAATACGAACTGATCTCGGAGACGGGCGGCAGCCACGACAAATGCTTCGTCATGGAGGTGAGCGCCGCTTTTGGGGGCATTTTGCCCCATTTTATCGCTTTAATATCCATTTAAAATCATCAATCACGCCGCGCTTTGGGTGGGAAGGTCCCTTTAAGGTTCTGTAGCGACGTTTTCGCTCCAAATTCCTAGAATTATCTGCGTGAATTGTAAAAAATAGAGAGTTTTACCTTCTGTTCCTGCTATTTCcacttaaaaattattctttaatcCGTGTTGAAGGTGGAGGTGGATGGGCAGAAGTTCCAAGGAGCCGGTTCCAATAAAAAGGTGGCCAAAGCTTACGCTGCGTTGGCCGCGCTGGAGAAATTGTTTCCGGACGCTCCGGTGCCCATTGAgcagaacaagaagaaaagagcCCCCGTGCCAGCCCGGGGAGGCCCCAAATTTGCCGTCAAAGTAAGAAAAAACCCCCCATCCCACGAATTTCGTGGCGGAACCGACGGTTTTGTGGCACCACTGCCGCCTCCGCCGCTTTAGTcccttttggggagggggagcgATGGGGGGTGCGGAGGGGAAGCCGTCGGGTTTAACAGCAGAAACCCCGCTAAACGTTGCAGGAAACGGCCTCTGGTTTTCTGGAATTCTCTTCGTTTGCTCCCCGCTCCCGTTTATTTCGCGTCTCCCGCCTTTCTTTGGAGGATTCTGCTTTTCCGACGCGTTCTGGACCTCCCCAaatccttattttttaaaaaacgttGCGATCCTTGACGCGCCACCTCCTGCCGTCCTCGTTTTTCGAaatttttttggatttttttttttttttttgaatttttggctgatttctctcttccccccccCGCAGCAGCACAACCCGGGGTTCGCCATGGGGGGCCCCATGCACAACgacgcccccccgccccccaacatgcgcggccgcggccggggcggcAACATGCGGGGCCGAGGCAGAGGCCGGGGCGGCTACGGCAACCACGGCGGCTACATGAACACAGGTAAAATTCCCCTTTTCCCacccaaaataccccaaatcCCACCGCCAAATTCACCCTCTTCGGCGTTTCATCGCGGTGAAACCCGAGGCCTTCGCGCGCTTCCGTTTTAGTTTAATTTCAACTTTTAATCTCTCGTCCAGGCGCCGGGTACGGGAGCTACGGTTACGGGGGGAACTCGGCGACCGCCGGCTACAGTAAGtccgttttttttttccttaaatcctTAAATTTTCAACCGCCTCGATGCGCCGGGGCTGCGAAACTCGCGCCACAACGAGCCGCTCTTTTCGGagcaaaaaagaacaaaacgcGACTCGCGCGCTCATTAAAATCAAACTCGAAATATTTGATATTTCTCCGCTTTAAGCCACTCGAAGCCGTCGGCCACgctttggatttttcttcttttttcccccgtAAATCTGCAGCGATTCAGTTCGGAGAGGAGGCGGCGCCTTCGTTAGGGGGCGACGGGAGCGGAGAAATGGGAAAACTCGACATTTGCGATTTTGCCGTCTGCAAAAttctaattttgattttcattttccttcctcctctgctctgtctcCCCCTTCCGTAGGCGACTTTTTCCCAGCCTGCTCCGGCTTTCATGATTTTGGGGCTCCCTAGATCATCTTTCAAACATTCCACCCtcaaaaacaacccccaaaaccagcGTTTTCCTCCAATTTTCGTGCTTCACTGCGTTTCTCAACCGCGGTTTCCACCACAGCTTGTCTGAGATTTTTAACCCGCACGAACTTCAGACAATGGCAaattttgggggggatttgcCTTTGAATTTGGTTCTTCTCGATGCCCACGATGATCCCTGAATATTTTTGTGCCCTCGGCACAAATTTCCAAGGCAACAAAACCCCCCCGgccttgctttttttaatggaaatcgtttatttttaagaaactcGCGGCGTTTTAATCGACCTCGGTCTCGATTTACGGTGGGTTTTCTACGTAAATCGGAGCTTTTAAATAAATCCCGACGTTTCCGGATGGTTTTTCGCATGAAATACCGGTTTGTACATGAAATTCGCTCAAATTTCAGCCTTTCAGCAGAGGGACATGGAATTTTAGAGGTTTTTTGTTAATTGTTTGTCGGATCTTGAGCTAATAAATATCCAGGCAAGCGTGGACGTGATCGAAACGGCTGAAAAAAACCACGCAAATTCCTTCGTTAACGTGAAAATTGGCTTTTTTCAGCCAAATATAAAGGGCCTGAAGAATCGAACGTTGAATCTCCCTCAGCAAAGTTGCCCTAAAAGTCCTTTTATCCCCTGGAGAATTAAATTTCCCCAGAATCGGGAATTAAAATGTCCACGGGCTTATAGTGGatccttaaaaaataatactctTGTTTTTTTAGGAAGCTGCTGTTTGAGATAACGCTGGTTTTTTGTGTATAAGGCGGTTGATCTGGTGCCGAACGAGGCGGAAAAACTGCTGGTTTTTAAGCGACAACATAATTAACTTGAAATTAATTGTGCGctggatgtttttcttccttagttTGGATTTGAGGAAAGGCCCAAATAATCTGGAGCAGCGTGAAAACGTCGTAATTTTGATATAAAGTGTTGGTGGAAAGTGGAAATTCCAGAGATTTGGGAGGGATCAAGCGCAGCTCGACCAAATCGCCGCCTTCCACCCCAAAACGGGGATTTTAACACAAATATCGGAGCGAGGAGTTTCATCCTCAGCCGAGAAATCTCTTGCTACGACTTCGGCGTTTGCGACCGGGGGGAAATTTATGAGAGAACCTCGTTTTTTGAGCAACTAAATCAGGATTTTCTGcggaaaaggggaaaaaatggcgCGGGGGAGGTTGCGGTAGCGCGGCCGGGAATCGATTAAATgatcaaataattaaaaatcgAGGAGCTGAGCCGGGTTCGGACCCATCCCGGCAGCTCCACGCGCAGTTATGGAAGCAAAAGGCACCGGATTTGACTTTTTTAGCTCCTTTTTAActcatttttccccccttttctccttctttatGGGAGGATACAGCAGCAAATTGCCCTTTTTtagggctgcagctccagacaCTGGCGCAGGTTTGAAATTccattttattgttattatatCCCTCGCAAATAAGTTTTAAATCCGAATAGGCCGAGTCTACCGGAGGCTGAAGTCGAAACCCAACGCGTGGAACGTCCCCAAGTTCAACGCGCAGGAAAAGAATCGCtcaaaaataactaaaattaaACCCGGACTAACTCCGGGCTGGGTCCGGCGCTGCCGTTTGGGGCCGTTTTGAGGGTTTTTGGCGACCTGGGGTCGCGAATTTGGATCTGGATTGTTGGGGTTAGGCTGGGATTAAATGGGCTGGAAGATCTCGGGGTGACGGCGCCGTGTGGACGGATTTCGAATTGATCTCGCAATTTCCCTCCCTAAATTAACAAAACCTTTCGCCTTTTGGCCTCGGAGGGAgtttaagtctttttttttagacaaaaaCCTGCTCCTAAGTCCTTCGTGTGGGGAAAATCTCCTCGCTTTTGATGTTTAAAATAGTCCCCATGTGCCTCCCCGCGCCCCAGAAAATCCGTCTGCTGGTGGATCGATGCGTTTTTGTGGTTTTAGGCCCATTCTAGCGCTCCGATCTCCATTTTTCCTATTCTAACGCTCCGATCTTCGTTTTTCCAGTTTTTAGGCCGATTCTAACGCTCCGATCTCCATTTTTCCCGTTCTTCGGCCCATTCTAACGCGCCGATCTCAGTTTTTAGGCCCATTCTAATGCTCCGATCTCCATTTTTCCCGTTTTCAGGCCCATTCTGACGCTCCCATCTCCATTTTTAGGCCCATTCTGACGCTCCCATCTCCATTTTTAGGCCCATTCTAACGCTCCAACCACCGTTTTCCCCATTCTTAGGCCCATTCTAGCACTCTGATCTCCGTTCTTCGGCCCATTCTAACTCTCCAGTCCCCATTTTTAGGCCCGTTCTAACGCTCCAATCtccatttttcccatttttaggCCCGTTCTAACGCTCCGATCTCCATTTTCAGGCCCGTTCTAACGCTCTGATCTCCGTTTTTCCCGTTCTTTGGCCCATTCTAACGCTCTGACCGctgtttttcccattttccgGCCCGTTCTAACGCTCCGATCTCCATTTTCAGGCCCAGTCTAACTCTCCGATCTCCATATTCTGGCCCGTTCTAACTCTCCAGTCTCCATTTTTAGGCCCATTCTAACGCTCCAATctccattttccccatttttaggCCCGTTCTAACGCTCCGATCTCCATTTTCAGGCCCGTTCTAACGCTCTGATCTCCGTTTTTCCCATTCTTTGGCCCATTCTAACGCTCTGACCGctgtttttcccattttccgGCCCGTTCTAACGCTCCGATCTCCATTTTCAGGCCCAGTCTAACTCTCCGATCTCCATATTCCGGCCCGTTCTAACTCTCCGGTCTCCATCCCCCCGTTTTCAGGCCAGTTCTACAGCAACGGCGGCCACTCCAACTCGGGCAGCGGCGGCTCCTACGGCTCCTACTACGGGGGGGGCGACGGCTACGGCGGCGCGGCCCCGAagcacaagaagcagcagcacggGGGGCAGCAGAAACCCTCGTACGGCTCCTACCAGGCGcaccagggccagcagcagccgcccTACGGCCAGGGCCAGTACGGGGGCGGCTACGGGCCCCCCCAGGGCAAGCAGAAGGGCTACGGCCACGGCCAGGCCGGCGGCTACTCCTACTCCAACTCCTACAGCTCGCCCGGCGGCTCCGACTACAGCTACGAGAGCAAATTCAGTGAGTTCGGGGAGGTTAAAATGGGGATTTCTGTTAAATATTGCAGCTGCGAGAGCAAATGCAGTGAGTTCGGGGAGGTTaaaatggggatttttgttaaatattgcaGCTGCGAGAGCAAATTCAGTGAGTGCCAGGGGTGaaaatggggatttttgttaaatattgcaACTATGAGAGCAAATTCAGTGAGTTCGGGGAGGTTAAAATGGGGATTTTTAATAATTGTTACAACTACAAGAGCAAATTCAATGAGTGTCAGGGGTGAAAATGGGGgtttttgttaaatattgcaACTATGAGAGCAAATTCAGTGAGTTTGGGCAGGTTaaaatggggatttttgttaaatattgcaGCTGCGAGAGCAAATGCAGTGAGTTCGGGGAGGTTaaaatggggatttttgttaaatattgcaGCTACGAGAGCAAATTCAGTGAGTTCGGGGAGGTTaaaatggggatttttgttaaatattgcaGCTGCGAGAGCAAATTCAGTGAGTTCGGGGAGGTTaaaatggggatttttgttaaatattgcaGCTGCGAGAGCAAATTCAGTGAGTTCAGGGAGGTTaaaatggggatttttgttaaatattgcaGCTACGAGAGCAAATTCAGTGAGTTCGGGGAGGTTaaaatggggatttttgttaaatattgcaGCTGCGATAGCAAATTCAATGAGTGTCAGGGGTGAAAATGGGGgtttttgttaaatattgcaACTATGAGAGCAAATTCAGTGAGTTTGGGCAGGTTaaaatggggatttttgttaaatattgcaGCTGCGAGAGCAAATTCGATGAGTGTCGGGGGTGAAAATGGGGgtttttgttaaatattgcaACTGTGAGCGCAAATTCAGTGAGTTTGGGGGCTGAAAATGGGGATTTTTAAGAACTATTGCAACTGCGAGAGGAAATGCAGTGAGTTCTGGCGAGTTAAaatgtgtttgggtttggtttttagaTTAGGAATTACTCTGGTTTTCAGGTGCCAAGTTCCCTCATTATTTTGGGTGCCAAGCgcaggattttggggtttaAACTCAGTTTAGTTGGACGAGACCACCATATTCCCAAGAAAACCCTTTGAGCTTTgagctcctgctcccccaggTGAAGAACTTGACGTTTTAGGGGACAAAAGCGACATTTTACTGCTCTGCTCCTAATTATCTATATCACAATCAGCTTCCCAACGATGATTATTTCACCATCGAGTCTTCGCTTTCCACCCGGGTTCCTCCAAACTGGGAGTGAATCCCCGCCAGCCGGAGCTTTTCGCAGCCCAAAAAAGGGACGATTCGGGCCCTTCGCCTCCAATAGTTGAGTTTTTCCTTCCGTTTTTCCAGGTTATGGCAACAGCGGCCGCGGGGGAAACAACTATTCGGGGGGTTCCTCCTACAACAGCGGCTCCCACGGCGGCTACGGCGGCGGCTCGGGGGGCGGCGGCTCCTCGTACCAAGGTAAGCAAGGTCAGTACCTCCTCATTTTATACATTCCTAAGGGATTTTTCTCTATATTCCACATATTCTCGATATTTTAGATACTCCCCcgaaattttatatattttctctaCGTATTTCCGCGCCGAGGCGGGTCCCAAAACCGACTCCAAGGCTCCGTTTCTGCattaaaatcccttttttttttttttttttttgttgtttccccCCCGCTTTTGCAGGTGGATACTCCTCACAATCCAACTACAATTCCCCAGGTTCCGGCCAAAATTACAGCGGCCCCCCCAGCTCCTACCAGGCGTCCCAAGGCGGCTACGGCAGAAACGACCACAACATGAATTATCAGTACAGATAAAGCCGCCCCCCCCGGCGGGCGCCGAGATCtgtccccccccaaaaacccctttGAATATTCAATTTTATCACGGTaaaacaccccaaatccccttttccccctcaTTTCCACGTTGCAGTGCTCTTTGTGATACCGGTCACTAATGGTTGAGTACTTGTAATTCCATATTTAGCTGTATTTTGGGCATCTCTGTATTTAATGGTTTGTTAGTTGCCATTACGACTTTGTctaaataggatttttttttttttggagttaATACAATTTTCAGCAtcctttttt harbors:
- the ILF3 gene encoding interleukin enhancer-binding factor 3 isoform X4, producing the protein MRPMRIFVNDDRHVMAKHSAVYPTQEELEAVQNMVSHTERALKAVSDWIDEQEKGSGEQPDSEAMETAPEDENKEGGDQKAAEQLTRTLRGVMRVGLVAKGLLLKGDLDLELVLLCKDKPTSDLLEKVADNLGVQLAAITEDKYEIIQSVGDAAIVIKNTKEPPLTLTIHLTSPVVREEMEKQSAGETQSGSDSPDVLDRQKCLAALASLRHAKWFQARANGLKSCVIVIRVLRDLCTRVPTWAPLRGWPLELLCEKSIGTANRPMGAGEALRRVLECLASGIVMPDGSGIYDPCEKEATDAIGHLDRQQREDITQSAQHALRLAAFGQLHKVLGMDPLPSKMPKKPKNENPIDYTVQIPPSTTYAVTPMKRPMEEDGEEKSPSKKKKKIQKKEEKLEPPQAMNALMKLNQLKPGLQYKLVSQTGPVHAPIFTMSVEIDGSTFEASGPSKKTAKLHVAVKVLQDMGLPTGAEGKESGKGDESAEETEQKPVVVAPPPVVETVSTPAAASPPSDQTPENVKQQGPILTKHGKNPVMELNEKRRGLKYELISETGGSHDKCFVMEVEVDGQKFQGAGSNKKVAKAYAALAALEKLFPDAPVPIEQNKKKRAPVPARGGPKFAVKQHNPGFAMGGPMHNDAPPPPNMRGRGRGGNMRGRGRGRGGYGNHGGYMNTGAGYGSYGYGGNSATAGYSQFYSNGGHSNSGSGGSYGSYYGGGDGYGGAAPKHKKQQHGGQQKPSYGSYQAHQGQQQPPYGQGQYGGGYGPPQGKQKGYGHGQAGGYSYSNSYSSPGGSDYSYESKFSYGNSGRGGNNYSGGSSYNSGSHGGYGGGSGGGGSSYQGKQGGYSSQSNYNSPGSGQNYSGPPSSYQASQGGYGRNDHNMNYQYR